A genome region from Streptomyces antimycoticus includes the following:
- the miaB gene encoding tRNA (N6-isopentenyl adenosine(37)-C2)-methylthiotransferase MiaB, with product MNVHDSERLSGLLEEAGFVRAPEGTGEGEADIVVFNTCAVRENADNRLYGNLGRLAPMKARRPGMQIAVGGCLAQKDRDTIVKKAPWVDVVFGTHNIGSLPVLLERARVQEEAQVEIAESLEAFPSTLPTRRESAYAAWVSISVGCNNTCTFCIVPALRGKEKDRRPGDILAEVETLVAEGVTEITLLGQNVNAYGSDIGDREAFSKLLRACGKVEGLERVRFTSPHPRDFTDDVISAMAETENVMPQLHMPLQSGSDTVLKAMRRSYRQERYLGIIEKVRAAMPDAAISTDIIVGFPGETEEDFEQTLHVVREARFAQAFTFQYSKRPGTPAAEMDGQVPKAVVQERYERLVALQEEISWAENKKQVGRTLEVLVAEGEGRKDDATRRLSGRAADNRLVHFARPVEPVRPGDVVTVDITYAAPHHLLAEGPARGVRRTRAGDAWERRNASGEKKPAGVMLGLPTVGAPPSLPAAPAAGCGCD from the coding sequence ATGAATGTCCACGACTCCGAGCGGCTCTCGGGCCTGCTGGAGGAGGCGGGCTTTGTCCGCGCTCCCGAGGGCACCGGCGAGGGCGAGGCAGACATCGTCGTCTTCAACACCTGCGCGGTGCGTGAGAACGCCGACAACCGCCTCTACGGCAACCTCGGCCGCCTCGCACCGATGAAGGCGCGGCGGCCGGGCATGCAGATCGCCGTCGGCGGCTGTCTGGCCCAGAAGGACCGCGACACCATCGTCAAGAAGGCCCCCTGGGTCGATGTGGTCTTCGGCACCCACAACATCGGCAGTCTGCCGGTGCTGCTGGAGCGCGCCCGCGTCCAGGAGGAGGCCCAGGTCGAGATCGCCGAGTCCCTGGAAGCCTTCCCCTCCACCCTGCCGACGCGGCGCGAGTCCGCGTACGCCGCGTGGGTCTCCATCTCGGTGGGCTGCAACAACACCTGCACCTTCTGCATCGTCCCGGCGCTGCGCGGCAAGGAGAAGGACCGCCGCCCCGGCGACATCCTCGCCGAAGTGGAGACCCTGGTCGCCGAGGGCGTCACCGAGATCACCCTGCTCGGCCAGAACGTGAACGCGTACGGCTCCGACATCGGCGACCGCGAGGCGTTCAGCAAGCTGCTGCGCGCCTGCGGGAAGGTCGAGGGCCTGGAGCGGGTCCGGTTCACCTCGCCGCATCCGCGCGACTTCACCGACGACGTGATCTCCGCCATGGCGGAGACGGAGAACGTGATGCCGCAGCTGCACATGCCGCTGCAGTCCGGCTCGGACACCGTGCTCAAGGCGATGCGCCGCTCGTACCGGCAGGAGCGCTACCTCGGCATCATCGAGAAGGTGCGCGCCGCGATGCCGGACGCCGCCATCTCGACCGACATCATCGTCGGCTTCCCCGGTGAGACGGAGGAGGACTTCGAGCAGACGCTGCACGTGGTGCGCGAGGCGCGATTCGCGCAGGCGTTCACCTTCCAGTACTCCAAGCGGCCCGGGACGCCCGCCGCCGAGATGGACGGCCAGGTGCCCAAGGCGGTCGTCCAGGAGCGCTACGAGCGGCTGGTCGCCCTCCAGGAGGAGATCTCCTGGGCGGAGAACAAGAAGCAGGTCGGCCGCACGCTGGAGGTGCTGGTCGCCGAGGGCGAAGGCCGTAAGGACGACGCCACGCGGCGGCTGTCCGGCCGCGCCGCCGACAACCGCCTGGTGCACTTCGCGCGCCCCGTGGAGCCGGTGCGCCCCGGCGACGTCGTCACCGTCGATATCACCTACGCCGCCCCGCACCATCTGCTGGCCGAGGGCCCGGCCCGGGGCGTGCGGCGCACCCGCGCCGGGGACGCCTGGGAGCGGCGGAACGCATCCGGGGAGAAGAAGCCCGCGGGGGTGATGCTGGGCCTGCCGACGGTGGGCGCCCCGCCGTCGCTGCCGGCCGCGCCCGCCGCGGGCTGCGGCTGCGACTGA
- a CDS encoding class III extradiol dioxygenase subunit B-like domain-containing protein encodes MLIAAAVCPCPPLLVPEVAAGAAPELDGLRAACAEVVRALAAARPERLIVVGPAERAGRGPHAQGAAGSFRGFGVEVDVRLAAPAADGASGGDDAAGQGPSPSLPLSLAVAAWLLEHAGWDPAVPVEGLGVGEPLAAERCIEVGRELAGRAERMALLVMGDGTACRTLKAPGYLDERAAPFDAEVARALAAADTGALAALDEELAYELKAAGRAPLQVLAGAAEGAALKGELRYDEAPYGVGYFVATWSS; translated from the coding sequence ATGCTGATCGCCGCCGCCGTCTGCCCGTGTCCGCCGCTGCTGGTGCCCGAGGTCGCCGCCGGAGCCGCTCCCGAGCTGGACGGGCTGCGCGCGGCATGCGCCGAGGTCGTTCGCGCCCTCGCGGCGGCGCGTCCGGAGCGCCTGATCGTGGTGGGGCCCGCCGAGCGCGCCGGGCGCGGACCGCATGCGCAGGGCGCGGCCGGATCGTTCCGCGGCTTCGGTGTGGAGGTGGATGTGCGGCTGGCCGCGCCGGCGGCGGACGGGGCGTCCGGCGGCGACGATGCCGCGGGGCAGGGTCCCTCGCCCTCGCTGCCACTCTCGCTGGCGGTCGCCGCCTGGTTGCTGGAGCACGCGGGGTGGGACCCGGCGGTGCCCGTCGAGGGGCTGGGTGTGGGGGAACCTCTCGCGGCCGAGCGGTGTATTGAAGTGGGAAGGGAGCTCGCCGGGCGGGCGGAGCGAATGGCGTTGCTGGTGATGGGCGACGGCACCGCATGCCGCACGTTGAAGGCGCCGGGCTATCTCGACGAGCGGGCGGCCCCGTTCGATGCCGAGGTGGCGCGGGCGCTGGCGGCCGCCGACACCGGGGCGCTGGCGGCGCTCGACGAGGAGTTGGCGTACGAGCTCAAGGCGGCGGGCCGCGCGCCGCTGCAGGTGCTCGCGGGGGCGGCCGAGGGGGCGGCCCTGAAGGGGGAGTTGCGGTATGACGAAGCGCCGTACGGCGTGGGGTATTTCGTGGCGACCTGGTCGTCCTAG
- a CDS encoding antitoxin, with amino-acid sequence MGLMDNLKAKAGQMKGKAGSLAQQHEARIERGLEKAAKTVDTRTKGKYSAKIETGRGKAKGALNRLSHMEEDKPKRKRDE; translated from the coding sequence ATGGGCCTGATGGACAATCTCAAGGCCAAGGCCGGTCAGATGAAGGGCAAGGCCGGCAGCCTTGCGCAGCAGCACGAGGCCAGGATCGAGCGGGGCCTGGAGAAGGCGGCCAAGACGGTCGACACCAGGACCAAGGGCAAGTACAGCGCCAAGATCGAGACTGGCAGGGGCAAGGCGAAGGGCGCTCTCAACCGCCTTTCGCACATGGAAGAGGACAAGCCCAAGCGCAAGCGCGACGAATAA